In the genome of Dendropsophus ebraccatus isolate aDenEbr1 unplaced genomic scaffold, aDenEbr1.pat pat_scaffold_1297_ctg1, whole genome shotgun sequence, one region contains:
- the LOC138775071 gene encoding UTP--glucose-1-phosphate uridylyltransferase-like — MSSLANDLSKAMSGGGMSQFQEAIREELEEAMKLDLEKILSTAPESELEHTKKDLEGFQKLFHRFLQEKGPSVDWGKIQKPPEDSHSHVRVSWRPVSKGYDQRRQWSW, encoded by the exons ATTTGAGTAAGGCGATGTCTGGCGGAGGGATGTCGCAGTTTCAGGAAGCCatcagagaggagctggaggaggctaTGAAGTTGGACCTGGAGAAGATCCTGTCTACAGCCCCGGAATCTGAATTAGAG CATACAAAGAAAGACTTGGAAGGCTTCCAGAAGTTGTTTCATCGGTTCCTGcaagaaaaaggtccttctgtCGACTGGGGAAAGATCCAGAAACCCCCCGAGGATTCT CATTCCCATGTGCGAGTGTCCTGGAGACCTGTTAGCAAAGGCTACGATCAAAGAAGGCAATGGAGTTGGTAA